Sequence from the Microbacterium faecale genome:
GTGGGGCTGGTGGCTCGCACTCATCCTGTTGCCCGCGTACTCGATCGGCATCGAGTGGTTCCAGAGCGAGTTCCTTGGCGATCGTGTCGGAGATGTGCGCGACATCATCTCCAACTCCCTCGGCGCCTGGATCGGCACGCTCATCGCGGCGACGCTGCGCGCGATGGTGCACGCCCGCGACGCAAAGGTGCTCGCCCGCGCCAAGTGGGAAGAGGAACGCGCTCGCCGTACGCAGCGTGCGTCGCGGGATCCGAACCGCACCGCCGTGCTCGAGGAGCTCGGCGTCCCCGTTGACCGTACGCCGACGGCCCCCACCCGCCAGATCCCGTTCTGACGCGGCACTCCCGGCCCCACACGCTGAGGGTCGCCAGAGTTTGCAGCTTCGGGGCATCCCGAGCTGCAAACTCTGGCGACCCTCACGTGGGGATCCACAGGGGCTCACCGTCAGGGTGGTCGGTGTGTTGACGTGAGGCTCCTGTGGTGGGCGCCTGCGCGTGAGTGCGCGCGCTCCCGTCCGCGTTCGACTGTCGGATCACACACCCATAGTGGGGAGACGACACTCGATTATTGGACTACACATGACCGGATATTCGGAGTACAATAATGGCGAAGCTCACAAATGACGGATCGTCCTCGCACGCTCCGCCTATAAACATGGATACGACCGGTTCGACGCTCTCGCGGCGATAAGACGCACGCGATTGGCCGCCGATCCGTTCGAGGATTCGCGGGTCTCGTCGCAGCCGGATCCAGCCGGTTGGATTGGCCCCGCGATCAACGGAACCGAGATCGAGGTCTTCGCCGAAGTTGACCATGGCGCCCGAGAGATCTGGATCTTTCACATGATGGAGGCTCGTGCGCACGTCATCCGTCGGATCCAGAAGGCCGAGAAATCGGAGAGGCAGTGAGGAAGCACCATGGGCGACGCATCTGAAACCTACGACGAGCGCGCTGCGCGTTACGAACGCGGAGACATCGACGTTTCTCCTCACGCGAAGATCTACAGCGGAGAGGATGCTTCCCGTCGTGGACGTCAACTGATCGAAATGGTGCTCGATGAGGACGAGCTCGCCGAGCTGGAGACGGCGATCCGACGCGGGCGGCCCAGTGTCGGCGCGGTTGGCCCGCGAGGCGAGTCGCCCAAGCGCCAGGTCCGACTTCCGGTGGACCTCGACCGCGCACTCACCGAGCGTGCCGAAAAGGAGCAGCGCAACCGGAGCGACGTGATCCGCGACGCGCTCTCCAGTTACCTGCGCGCTTCGTAGCGCGCTGCTGTACCTGCGCGGGCTCGGCTGAGCGCGTCAGGCGGTGGGTCGCCAAAGAATGCGGCTTTCGCGCGTGCGCGGCCGCATTCTTTGGCGACCCACCGAAGAGGGGCGCCGATACCTACTCGGCGCCGCAGGCGTCGACGGTGCCCGTGGTGGCGTTCACCATCGGCGTCGACCACAGTGCGGCGGGGCCGAACTCACCGTCGCCCGAGAACGTCGCGTTGACGCTCGCCAGCTCGGTGGGCGCGAGGTAGGTCCAGAAGAACGCGACCGGACGGCCGAGGTCGTCGATGTCCTCGTTCTTCACCTCGACTTCGCGTCCCTCGAAGCTGACCTCGTCGAGCGTCGTGCCGGGAGGCCCGTACACGTACACGGCGGTGCGGAAGCGCTGCGAGCCCCACCCAGGGGTCCCGCTCTTGACGTAGTCGGGCAGAACGTCGGCTGAGGCCTGGTCGATATCGAGGTGCAGCGTCGTCGCGACGTCGAACGTGCTGCCCCCGTCGGAGCACGTCTGCGTCACGTCGATGTTCGACTTCATGTAGTAGTCGATCTTCGACGCCGACTCGTCACGGAAGTAGACGCCGACCGTGCTGGTCTCCTCGTTGTCGGTCGGCAGGATCCCCGACACGCGCTCGTCGGCGATGAACTGCTGCGTCTCGTCGTCGAAGCTGTGGAAGAGCACGGATCCCTGGTCGATACCGCGGCTCATCGAGCTCGCCATGGTGAGCATGTCGAAGTCGGCGGTCGCGATCTTGTCGAACACCTGCGCCGCCACGCTCGCGAAGAACGCATCGGCCACCTCGGGCTCGTACCTGCTGTACGCGTCGCTCAGTAGCATCTGCACGGCGTTCCCGCTCGACATCGTGTCGCCGGTCTCCTCGATGTGGATCGGGCCGGTGGCCTCGAGGATGTAGCCGAGGGCGATCGGATCGATCGCGAC
This genomic interval carries:
- a CDS encoding VanZ family protein, with protein sequence MTYADDDRKPRRSRLRVGLATVLFIFYLGFVMWVTMTPSLDGVGVDTVADRVLSVLHRIGVPESFGYMELEFAANIGMFIPLGFLLGLALPGWGWWLALILLPAYSIGIEWFQSEFLGDRVGDVRDIISNSLGAWIGTLIAATLRAMVHARDAKVLARAKWEEERARRTQRASRDPNRTAVLEELGVPVDRTPTAPTRQIPF
- a CDS encoding ribbon-helix-helix domain-containing protein, whose product is MGDASETYDERAARYERGDIDVSPHAKIYSGEDASRRGRQLIEMVLDEDELAELETAIRRGRPSVGAVGPRGESPKRQVRLPVDLDRALTERAEKEQRNRSDVIRDALSSYLRAS